The genomic stretch GTAACCTGATTACcaataaatcgcaggtggcctggcgttggaagcaacattttgacgtgatgttgaacggtgaggaaggagtcgtcgaggggaacaggatagaaattgggtaggacggacaagctgtggacccaccaacattggacgaggtgaaaaaTGCTGGCAAAGagctgaagaatcacaaaaccactgggaaggacggcttaccggccgaacttttcagtcggcagcgagcggctgtgtagtgcaattcaccagattatcctacgggtatggtctgaggaacaactccCTTCgtactggttggaaggactcatatgctctatctacaagaaggaacatggactcgactgtagtaattatcgaggcataaccttCCTCAATTCCATTTctttcccgtatcctgttccagcgactgaggccgttgcaggaagcctttgttggagaataccaaaaCGGTCTACAACTGACCAGATGTTTACCTAgaaacagatcctcgataagtatCGAGAACACTTGCAGAGAACTTTCAGATACAttatctgtttattgactttaaggcggcgtacgatacagtaaaacgcaacgagctgtagCCAATAATGCTTGAACAtgattttccaacaaaactaattaaactgttacgtacGACGCTTGATGGTTTCACAttatgcgtcaggacagcgggtgaATTTTCGGACgtgtttgtgacgttagatggtctagagcaaggtgacgggctttcgaacttactgttcaacatagcttgaGAAGGTGCAATAAGGAGGGCagatgtgcagaggagcggcaccatcatcacgaagtgCCACATGCTTCCAGGCTACGCGGACGACAATGATATATTTGGTGTTGACAGTAGAGCAGTTAAGAAgccctttacggctctcaaaggGAAGATGTGGGAATTGGACTCACCTTAAACACAactaaaacaaagtacatggtggctggcagagagggTTTTAGTTCTGAGGGGatatggatggggatactttcgaaatggtcgatgatttttttgacgttggactaacgtctatatcgaagttaggcacctgaatttgaaaatctagtaattcaaccggggaaaaccagggaaaagtggtcaggttttgagcgcttatatatcagtcatttcttttcagaatttcgaggttttggcatcaaccgatcagaaattcttttacggttgaatttatgtaacaaaaataacctattgttcgagatacactattgaaaaattgataaatcacatcgattgtctaaatcataccgagcaaccaatcaccacctctcttcacaagcacagtcgacactaacggatacaaccgatctgactttgtaaacagtctcgcagctttcaaccaataacaagctcgctttcggtagctgcaacaggtgtttcaacaccattttaaaaagtgcttcttttatcattcccactgaacagattctaaacacgaatggcttgattgataggggaaatattgcgcaagattgtcatatactaatttaaatatgttttcgatactaaactagctaaaagttgtgttaaaagtcgtgcacattcaaccaatcacaagctcgcttcttgtttgctcgcggatggatttttgctttgggctatataataacctgcgtcgtctcatagtagtcaccagttaacaagtgaaaagccaccaggccggtcttgtataatcagcagcggtggctgattccagcggccaaactgagctgcagcagaaccagagcggtggtatcaggcagcagcggcggaggtagtgggaagctgcatttcttcattcagttcggttctccttcgatctgagttggaccccaccagcggtaatccaattcagatatcgttggatggaaacagccagaaactgcacgagcaggcaccgccactaggaaagctaccgccatttagtgtgtgtgcagtgtgcacatatagcgtatgtgcatctgtattgctatgacatttgcgatgatagggatggcgctgttgcgtgtgtatggctagctatagcgtgtgtaagacacttgcatgtgtagcatattatggctattgcgtgtatatcttcagcgtgtgtacggatagttatagcttgtgtgtggatagctgctgcgtgtgtaatgattagttatagcgtatgtatggatagtaatagcacatggttggatagcttatgcgtgtgtatagatagttgtatcggatgtatggaaaggaatagcgtgtgtatggatagctatagctacagcgtgtgtatgaatagttttaacgcgtgtttagatagttatagcatgtgtgtgaataactatagcgggtgtttatcgaagattattattgtcattgaaaatattaaaacgtcttaacgaacacagttgtgaatttgattttacagcagcgattttaacttcttcagccagtctttattcatcgaggaaaaattactacctatgaatgatcaacacttatttactagaaatttgatttagatcaaaacgggttcttttgagtatcataaattattggtaaaaagagttgcaagttttctcaatgagcattcattaaattttcgtctttgtttctcggtgcgtggttttgattttgtttctcgcacacagagaaagaaacaaacttgtcgctatcgtgaaaaataacaaaacaattagaaatgctctaaatcacaactgaagaagttgagatattttcctgtcactcgcccaaaccttgataacaactaccgaaaaacgtgtgattgagctcttgctatattgagttattgaaccaaacgtttttttttttcaaatacatgaagttatatgctgggctggaactaacctagcatgagttttatcgattaaatgtcaaacaattttcaaatttaaaactttcggttgaatcgttctgggctccaatttcagatagtttcgtaaagtttgctttttgcttagataggaaaattttaccaattcgctcaattaaatgattgtcttggtagtgcagcaaacaaagggttgattcgaatatgtatgaaatgacagcgattaaatgaaagatatccattcttttagtatatattattatttataacgttttaacgtctcaacaTTCAGAAatacactgttagataaaattgcagcaaatactagagttgcaattgtttctattaattgttttaatggaatataagaataccgtagtccaacgtcatgcggtcgtgtcttgaataccaccctcctacttttttatctTGGTGTACTCTCGTATAAtatgacaacgaggtgagccgcgaggtgaagagacggattgcggcagcgaagagggcttattacggattgcgtagccagcttaggtcccgtagcctacaaattcgtacgaaatttgcgctctataggactctgatcctcccgatggcactctacggacatgaatcgttgacgtggaaggaggccgatcgacgaacACTTAGTCTTTGAGTGTAGAATCGtgcgatcaatactcgaaggcaaactagagaatggGTTGatgcgcaggcgcatgaatcacgggttgtttcggtgtgaattccgagtgtttgatttgaatcgcgatgaagtgttccgagggttgtcgagtacggttagggatagtgcaataatgtcgacgtattttatttagccttcccgtcgcgtaatcgttatattttaagcGCAAggggtggagtaaaaggtaatacgaaatgtggcggtttcgtattatcggtgagaatgacgtcaatgttgaaatccgtgaaagattcgtgcaattttgtggctaatttgtgagagctgcatttctttttcggtggcggagcacgtttcccgctagcccttgccttgtcatGAGTGTGTGTAAGTGCAaggtgaacaaggaaaagcgagagaagtgcgagtgcaggatgaccgttgctcttgcgtgcggcacgttctcgcactagcatggtggttcagagaggacgcgggaattaaaggataagtattagtgttggtgacgtttgcctgtgttttttgtttgatttgcatggcaaaagggaaccaatgttttttttgttttttttttctctgctttcattttgagcagttttatgcccttgttttatgatttttctagcttttgagtaaatactgaaacacatagacaatttttaatttaattaagtagaaatcttgtcggtcagcatggcaaataaattttgattgcgattgttttggcattttgttgaatctaattaatactcggtcttgttagatatgcatatttgcattttttaaaaattttctagctatgaatgcacgaaactttgccagtttttcatactcaataggtatcttcgcttcattattctagaagtaagtggtaatcaacgcgaaaaaccgtgtctccgcgtatgCATCGGTAAGAGGGAtcagagcggtcgcgcataaatttccggggtaaacgtgttttcggcccaggtgagctttgctcaactatggattttcggtgtgttgtgacttccgaggtgtaccaaaccatttattcgcagactgtctaCCCGTAGATTCTATTTCAAcacgcagtgattcggagtaggttccgttcgttcgataaatatcgtaaataattaatcgcaacaaaacatcgtaattaatcgccaccaaatatcgcaattatttgcaattaatatcaggattatacgcgactcgtctgtcaacgcacacatacttttttttcttttgctttctttttcgttcgtttcaaacggcgatggccaagcaaataggccgtttttgatgttctcttgctgaccgcttgcagtatgtgttgagggcctatatatttacttttttcttgtttttggttaatgcatatctggttgcttcgtaacattgtgtagtcagctgagataaatcaatgagagatacgtttcggtagttgcataaggacatcataaacagattttcgaatatttgagtctgtcttgattaggttataggtccggtatccttgcgtgcgctttatttttgcggtgttaaaTCATCAAccagaatgagttcggatcgcgttatgatttccgtaaaagatataatgaactcgtacgcgcgatatttggtattatgaacccggtattagaactcagcgcatcgtttaccaaaacgaaatctgctgcaaacttTTCTCCaccatcccagtgatttctcgtggaagtgcagaggtgttctcggcttccaataaagcgagtatcacgtcaacatattcctatacacactccttctttgacctgcattcggatgcggccggcgctggtattgcctaatataaagattagggtcaccagtttttacacactgaggatgaatgttaatcccaagcatcatccattggttctctgtgtaattacagctgatctggcaataacggagtagcaaccgcgggcggtcaatcatgctcatgatgcgcaggcgcatgaatcacgagctgtacgtagtatacaaacacgctgatatcgtcaagctgatgaaacacggcaggttacagtgggctggttacgtagcacggatggcggatgagcgaccggcgaCTGTTCAGATTTTAACTTCAACGTTGAGCGTCTTTTGTCCCACGCTACAGAGGTTCCCAAAAAATCTGACAAAGTAACAAGAAGTCTGTCAATAATTGGGCGGTTATTTGATATCAAAAAGAGCCATGTTtcacaaaaatttctgcacaataCATAAAGGTGCAGATTTCTTTTGCAATAAATTACTTCTGAAATTCTCGAAGTTACTGATTGCAAGTTTAACGTTAGACAGGGGGCAATAAATTAGATTTGGATATTTCTCATTGGACCTATTTTCCGGCAAAGATAGctttctttttgttttgaaacGTTTATTCGAGTTGAGCGACTTTATTACACAGACTGAAAACGCAAAGATAAAGAAGATACTTGGTTATAACACTTAGTGTAATTAAAAAAAGAACGGAAATGTACAGTTTACAAAATGCGTTTTCTCAACCGACGTCCATTGAATTGTAAATCATAGTATTTGTTTTCTATTTCTAGAGTAATATGGCGGACTTTCCTATTAAGCCGTGGAGATTTAGTTTTACCTGAAATTATTTTCCTCTGATGGCACTCGAATCAGTAATAGAACATAAATCGTTACCTTAATATATAAACACGAGAGAAACACAAGCGACTTTCTCTTCGAACTATTAAAGGTTTTCTTTTTCATGAACACATCGATCATTTCCAGATACTTCTCGAACGGAAAATTAAGCGAAATAGTAGCGGcagttttttgtttgaatattacTCGTTAATCAAGAAGTTCAGATCAAACACTAAACGTAATCGCACTAGTAGTATTATTCATTAAAAAATAAGCTTCGTAAATAACTAACTAAATTCGTTGCAAAGAGAGTTTTAAGAATTCAACAGATTTTGCTAAAATTTCGCTTGGAGTTTTAAGGGCAGTAACATGGTATGTTGTTTTCAGAATAACTAATAAAAGCAACTAGCAACTAAGTTTTTATAGTTCCTAAGATAAATTTGCAAACTTCTTTTATAAAAAGCTACAGGAATTCAACTTTTTTACTTACATACTCTcagtttttacatatttttggtTTCTTTTCCGACTTGCATTTGTTACAAACCCTGGCGGTAATTATTTGTCAAAGTCCCCAACATGTTCTAATTCTCTTCTAAGAAATAACTTAGGTAGGCACGCTGttgcataaattaaaagttTGTATCGTCATTGTGCACtcttatctttttttttgcgcaaGAGAAGAACTAAACGCGAATACACACATTACATCGCGATATTCTAGACAGCAAGTTACCCGCCTTTAAGGTTTGCTGTTGAGGTCGCTCGAATTGTTGGTAATCTTCAAGCGACACGAGCCAGAATGAGGTCTGTGTCTCGTAATAGTGACAATGACCTTTGCCACCGTTACACTCAATAAACGGTGTGGCACGGAAGTCCTCTAAGCAGGATCCAGGTCCCGCAAGGGCCTGTCCGCCACCACCATGACCAACAGCAGTGTGCTGCAAAAGGGAAACATTTATTCGTATATCTCCTAAAGGTTGTTAACTTTTGCTATACTTACCATTAAGAAACTGTAACCGATCCATAGACTCTCCCATCCGTTGGGGCAATTTGGAATCGCCAGAGACTGACTATGTACGGCGATAACATTGGATGGTGCTTCGCATACCGTACACCGCGATATATAAGGTTTCATTTCATGTTCAGTAACCGGCATCATCGGAATTGGAGCCGATGTGGACAACCAGAATGTTCGATCGTTTCGCGATGCATAATTACAGACATTGTTTTGTCCACAGGCCAAAATTGGAAGTGTTGAGAATTTCCTAACACAAGACCCTGCTGATCCTAAGTCTTGATTATGAGGATAATCATTACCATCGACATACAAGAGCGAATACCCATCCCACAGTTTGATATGACCTGGCTCGCATTGTGGAATTTCTTCCGATTGACTATGTTTTACGAGCAAAATTCCAGTGAGATAGTCTGGAGCTGGGGCACATGGCAAACCTGCTTCTCCTTTAGGACCCGGAGTACCTGGTAAACCGTCTCGACCCGGTCGACCCTCCAGACCAATTTCACCTCGCATTCCTTGCAAACCACGAGCACCCTCAATTCCACGCAAGCCAACTTCACCTGGAGCACCAACTGGTCCCGGAATTCCTGGCGGACCTTCCAAACCGGGCTGCCCCTTATCTCCCTTGACTCCATCGAAACCAGGAGGACCAGGAGGGCCTCTTCGTTGTGGAGGCAGAACAGGAGTTTCACCTTTTTGTCCTTTTTCACCCGGCGCACCATCTAGACCCGGGGTACCTCTGATACCCTTATCTCCTTTTTCACCTATCAAGCCTACCAAACCAGCAATACCCTCAGGACCTTGTGGACCACGCTCTCCCTTAGCACCTTGAGGACCATTAAAGCCATCTCGGCCATCTCGTCCACGGTCTCCCTTTTCTCCCTGTTGGCCAGGGAATCCTGGTGGCCCCGGATTTCCTTTTTCGCCCGGGAAACCACGATCGCCCTTAGGTCCTGGAGGACCTGTGAAACCGTCTTTTCCTGGACGACCTTCAATGCCAGAATCTCCTCGATCGCCCTTTTCGCCTTGTCTGCCCAGTGGACCAGGCAATCCTGGTGGGCCGGCTGGACCTGGTAAGCCAGATAAACCTCTATCACCTTTCTCACCGATTGGCCCAGGACCACCGTCACGCCCATTTTTACCAGGTCGCCCTGGTAATCCTTTTTCACCTTTCACAACGGGGCATGGCTCACCCTTCTCACCTGGCAAGCCCATATCACCTTTCATGCCAGGTAAACCATTCAATCCAGGGGGACCTGGGAATCCAGGCTGACCCTGAATGCCTTGGGCACCTTTCATACCTAAATCCCCAATTAAGCCAGGTTGTCCGACTTTGCCAGGTGCTCCTGTAAGACCAGGCAGTCCGGGTTCACCTTTTTCACCTTTAACATCTTGCACCGGTGCTGGTGCTCCACGTTCACCAGCGAGACCACGTTCACCCTTTAAACCCATATAACCAGGTGGACCCGGAGGACCCATATCTCCTTTCTCGCCTCGATCGCCACGTTCTCCTATAAATCCGGCTTCACCCTTTGATCCCTTCTCACCTACCAGTCCAGGTAGACCTGCTGTTCCTTCAGGACCTGGTGCGCCATCCATTCCTGGCGAACCTGGAATACCGGGAAGTCCAGCATTACCCTTGTCACCTTTCAAACCAGGAAAACCAGTGACGCCAGCATCACCTTTCTCTCCATTGATACCAGGTATACCATCAAATCCTGGATTTCCACGATCACCTTTCTCTCCGGGAGCACCAGGTCTTCCATACCCTGGAAGCCCGGGATCACCTTTTGGTCCCATTAGACCATTCAAACCAGGTCGACCGTCGACTCCTCGTAGTCCTGGAGCACCTGGTTctcctttttgacctttttctgAAGAATCACCAGGTTCACCAGGGAGACCAGGAGCTCCTGTATAACCACGGTCACCTTTTTCACCAGGAAGACCAGTCAAGCCATCCAAACCAGGTGGTCCAACCAAACCTCTATCACCCTTTATTCCTTGTAGACCTGGAGGTCCGGGTAAACCTGGGCTTCCAATAAGACCGAATTCTCCTTTATCTCCTTTCTCTCCTCGTTCGCCTTTCGGCCCTTGTAAACCTGGAAGACCTGGCGCACCGGGAGTACCAACAATGCCTTTGCGACCTTGGAATCCTTTCGACCCATCGTTTCCAGGGGGTCCAGTATCTCCTTTCTGACCAGGCCAACCAATTACACCTGGCGCTCCAATATCACCTTTCAAACCAGGTAACCCTTTCACACCATCAATACCAGGCCGACCAGGAGCACCAGGGTGACCTACTGGTCCAATAGGACCAGGTTCACCTTTAGGACCTACAGGACCAGGCAAACCAGGCATACCGGCAACTCCAGCATCTCCTTTCTCACCTGGATAGCCAACCATGCCTGGTGGACCTGGATCACCCCGGTCGCCACCACTTCCACGATCACCTTTGGGACCTCTCAAACCTTGATTACCCTTCGGACCTGGGGGTCCAACCATTGACAAACCCGGTTCTCCTTTCAAACCTTTTGATCCAGGTAAACCAGGAATACCTGGATTACCATCTTTGCCTGAAATGCCAGGGAATCCCATCGGACCAGGATTTCCCTTTTCACCTCGTGGACCCGGTAACCCTCTTGGGCCTACAGGGCCAGGAGCACCTTGTGGTCCAGTTGCTCCAGCTAAGCCTGTTAAACCTATTTCTCCTTTGTCACCCTTGAATCCTTGTACACCAGGTGGACCCATAAAACCTTTCTCACCAGGCTCTCCAGGTGGACCCTTAACAGCTGCTTCTAAATTCGGAGGAATGCTTGAGCATCTACCTGGTTCTCCTTTAAATCCAGCATATCCCTTATCTCCCTTCTCTCCAGAATAACCTGGCTGACCCTTGTGTCCTGGCTCTCCTCGAATGGATTCACCAGGTCTACCGGGTGTTCCATCACGTCCTGCCGAACCTGGGATTCCGTCGATGCCTGGCTCACCCGGCCGTCCTTTATCTCCTTTCGGTCCTGTGTCACCTTTAAGTCCCATTGGACCCCGAGGACCATACATTCCTGGCTCGCCCTTTGGTCCTTCAATACCGGGATATCCTCGTTCTCCTTTTGAGCCCTTCTCCATTTTGATTTGATCCAGTGTAACGAGAGCTGGTTCTCCACGTTCACCAGGAGGGCCATCAGCGCCTGTAATACCCGGTTCTCCTTTCAAACCTGGTGCACCACGGGGTCCAGGACTACCATCAGATCCTATTTCGCCAGGATAACCACGTTCGCCGGGTATGCCAGGATTTCCCATTCGTCCAGGAATTCCGTCATATCCACGTTCACCCTTTTCGCCCTTCATACCCGGGCGACAGTCTGAACAGCGGCCGCCGATATCACCTTTCTCTCCTCGTTCTCCTTTGACACCTGGAAAACCAGGTCGGCCTGCCTCTCCTTTTTCTCCGTCTCTTCCCGGTCTACCAGCTGGACCAGGGCGACCTTCTTTTGCATCACCTGGAGCGCCCATCAATCCTTTGAAACCACGTTCACCTTTCTGACCTTTCAATCCAGGAAATCTAAAGGATTAGTCAGATTTACAATTTTGAGAGTAATATTCAGACATAAAACTTACCCAGCCATTCCAGAGTTTCCTTTCTGTCCAGGAGTACCAAAACCTGGTTCACCAGGTTCACCGCGTAAACCCTCCGGACCTGGTGCACCTGGAAATCCACGAGGACCCTGAGGACCTGGCAATCCTACTGCTCCAGGCTCTCCTTTTGCTCCTTTTTCTCCAGGGAAGCCCTCTGGGCCTGGTCGTCCCGGAATACCTTGACCGCCTTTTGGCCCATCCTGACCGCGTGGTCCCGGATCACCAGGGAATCCATCAATACCTTTTGGACCTTGAGGTCCAGGATAACCACGTGGACCTTTTGGACCAGGAGCACCGGGTCTTCCCTCACCACCACCCGGTGGACCTGGGGGTCCAGGAATACCTTGCATACCTGGGAAACCGTCTTGACCAGGCTCTCCCTTTGGTCCAGGGTTACCCTTCAAACCGTGCAGACCTTCATTTCCTCGATCTCCTTTCTGTCCTGGC from Wyeomyia smithii strain HCP4-BCI-WySm-NY-G18 chromosome 3, ASM2978416v1, whole genome shotgun sequence encodes the following:
- the LOC129729523 gene encoding collagen alpha-1(IV) chain, which encodes MGTPVKWLITTTLLVWFGQHTYAQFWQDLTGGVGLFNRNERDYERPVQPSIDPSYNLIDTVSGARGPPTKNCTSGPGCCTPKCFAEKGNRGFPGPVGLQGPKGMQGFTGAEGLPGSKGSKGEPGPMGPIGLKGDRGRDGLPGYPGVPGTNGLPGASGPPGIPGVDGCNGTDGLPGLSGLKGEPGPRGYPGLRGDKGEKGEAARESANYNKGQKGEPGRDGAEGLQGRQGETGERGYEGRPGQPGIPGPAGTKGDKGIKGICIKGEKGMKGERGAEIVSASGSETISGPPGQKGDKGDEGIPGFPGVKGQAGDQGPIGDRGLKGEKGLPGPPGVRGRDGNFGPVGLPGQKGDRGNEGLHGLKGNPGPKGEPGQDGFPGMQGIPGPPGPPGGGEGRPGAPGPKGPRGYPGPQGPKGIDGFPGDPGPRGQDGPKGGQGIPGRPGPEGFPGEKGAKGEPGAVGLPGPQGPRGFPGAPGPEGLRGEPGEPGFGTPGQKGNSGMAGFPGLKGQKGERGFKGLMGAPGDAKEGRPGPAGRPGRDGEKGEAGRPGFPGVKGERGEKGDIGGRCSDCRPGMKGEKGERGYDGIPGRMGNPGIPGERGYPGEIGSDGSPGPRGAPGLKGEPGITGADGPPGERGEPALVTLDQIKMEKGSKGERGYPGIEGPKGEPGMYGPRGPMGLKGDTGPKGDKGRPGEPGIDGIPGSAGRDGTPGRPGESIRGEPGHKGQPGYSGEKGDKGYAGFKGEPGRCSSIPPNLEAAVKGPPGEPGEKGFMGPPGVQGFKGDKGEIGLTGLAGATGPQGAPGPVGPRGLPGPRGEKGNPGPMGFPGISGKDGNPGIPGLPGSKGLKGEPGLSMVGPPGPKGNQGLRGPKGDRGSGGDRGDPGPPGMVGYPGEKGDAGVAGMPGLPGPVGPKGEPGPIGPVGHPGAPGRPGIDGVKGLPGLKGDIGAPGVIGWPGQKGDTGPPGNDGSKGFQGRKGIVGTPGAPGLPGLQGPKGERGEKGDKGEFGLIGSPGLPGPPGLQGIKGDRGLVGPPGLDGLTGLPGEKGDRGYTGAPGLPGEPGDSSEKGQKGEPGAPGLRGVDGRPGLNGLMGPKGDPGLPGYGRPGAPGEKGDRGNPGFDGIPGINGEKGDAGVTGFPGLKGDKGNAGLPGIPGSPGMDGAPGPEGTAGLPGLVGEKGSKGEAGFIGERGDRGEKGDMGPPGPPGYMGLKGERGLAGERGAPAPVQDVKGEKGEPGLPGLTGAPGKVGQPGLIGDLGMKGAQGIQGQPGFPGPPGLNGLPGMKGDMGLPGEKGEPCPVVKGEKGLPGRPGKNGRDGGPGPIGEKGDRGLSGLPGPAGPPGLPGPLGRQGEKGDRGDSGIEGRPGKDGFTGPPGPKGDRGFPGEKGNPGPPGFPGQQGEKGDRGRDGRDGFNGPQGAKGERGPQGPEGIAGLVGLIGEKGDKGIRGTPGLDGAPGEKGQKGETPVLPPQRRGPPGPPGFDGVKGDKGQPGLEGPPGIPGPVGAPGEVGLRGIEGARGLQGMRGEIGLEGRPGRDGLPGTPGPKGEAGLPCAPAPDYLTGILLVKHSQSEEIPQCEPGHIKLWDGYSLLYVDGNDYPHNQDLGSAGSCVRKFSTLPILACGQNNVCNYASRNDRTFWLSTSAPIPMMPVTEHEMKPYISRCTVCEAPSNVIAVHSQSLAIPNCPNGWESLWIGYSFLMHTAVGHGGGGQALAGPGSCLEDFRATPFIECNGGKGHCHYYETQTSFWLVSLEDYQQFERPQQQTLKAGNLLSRISRCNVCIRV